In Nocardia yunnanensis, one DNA window encodes the following:
- the cqsA gene encoding alpha-hydroxyketone-type quorum-sensing autoinducer synthase, with amino-acid sequence MTSAIAGRLKKRMDDFHFGRVAGEWGGRHILHGRAPGPGAVLVNSNNYLGLAGDPRIAAAMCSVLNRGEVLASEVFLHGNHPQLDLERALAEFLAAPAGILCQSGWDANAGLLQSVADGDTPVYVDRIAHMSLWHGAKLAGAPSFPFRHNDVGHLRERIAEYGPGVIAVDSIYSTNGSRCPLDEMCAIAEETGSLLVVDESHALGTDGPAGAGMVVEAGLAARVPFRVASLSKAFAGRAGLVVANDPRFVDYFKMESYPAVFSSTLLAHDIAGLAATLAVIRTDEHRRGRLRAVSARVRDGLRELGFDLEDSSSHIVPVLTGPDDRAVAIRDLLEEHGVFGSVFCPPATSRGRTLIRLSLHAGADSR; translated from the coding sequence ATGACCTCCGCGATCGCCGGTCGCCTGAAGAAGCGGATGGACGACTTTCACTTCGGCCGGGTCGCCGGGGAATGGGGTGGACGGCATATCCTGCACGGTCGAGCGCCGGGGCCGGGGGCGGTGCTGGTCAACAGCAACAATTATCTCGGACTGGCCGGTGACCCGCGGATTGCCGCGGCCATGTGCTCGGTGCTGAACCGCGGCGAGGTGCTGGCGTCGGAGGTGTTTCTGCACGGGAATCACCCGCAGCTGGATTTGGAACGGGCGCTGGCGGAATTTCTCGCCGCGCCGGCGGGCATCCTGTGTCAATCCGGGTGGGATGCCAATGCTGGGCTGTTGCAGTCGGTCGCCGATGGTGACACACCCGTGTATGTAGACCGCATCGCGCACATGTCGCTGTGGCACGGCGCGAAACTGGCGGGCGCGCCGAGCTTTCCGTTCCGGCACAACGACGTCGGCCATCTGCGTGAACGGATTGCCGAATACGGGCCGGGCGTTATCGCGGTGGATTCGATTTACAGCACCAATGGGAGCCGCTGCCCGCTCGACGAGATGTGTGCCATCGCCGAGGAGACGGGGAGCCTGCTGGTCGTCGACGAGTCGCATGCCCTTGGCACCGATGGACCGGCAGGCGCCGGGATGGTGGTCGAGGCGGGGCTTGCGGCGCGGGTGCCGTTTCGGGTCGCCAGTCTGTCCAAGGCCTTCGCCGGGCGGGCGGGGCTCGTGGTCGCCAACGATCCGCGGTTCGTGGACTACTTCAAGATGGAGTCCTATCCCGCCGTCTTCTCCTCCACCTTGCTTGCGCACGATATTGCCGGGCTCGCGGCGACGCTGGCGGTCATCCGGACCGACGAGCACCGGCGCGGCCGATTGCGCGCGGTGTCGGCGCGGGTGCGAGATGGGTTGCGCGAGCTCGGATTCGATCTCGAGGACTCCAGCAGCCATATCGTGCCCGTGCTCACCGGGCCCGACGACCGTGCTGTCGCGATTCGCGATCTGCTCGAGGAGCACGGGGTGTTCGGATCGGTGTTCTGCCCGCCCGCCACCTCGCGCGGCCGCACCTTGATCAGGCTTTCCCTGCATGCCGGAGCAGATTCACGATGA
- a CDS encoding flavin-containing monooxygenase has translation MQREPSILIIGAGFAGLGMALELKRHGIGNFTILEQAADLGGVWRENTYPGAACDVPSPLYSWSFEPKSDWPRRFSEQRDIHDYMRAVAEKHDLPARIRFGSEVVDAEFDEQAGVWRVRTADGATHTAEVLIPAVGQLSRPAMPNLPGIDSFTGAAFHSAQWDHSVELRGKRVACIGTGASAIQYIPEIQPAVAHLTLFQRSAAWVLPKFDTEYTALHHAMFKHVPGTRLAERFAIWSLFEVLALALTDIPAMKYPVIALADRHRAKQVPDEALRAKLTPDYAAGCKRGLFSNAYFPALAQSNVTVETQPIEAVTPKGIRSADGVEHPVDVIVYGTGFKGTEFLAPMHIYGLHGRKLADEWSPEGARAFLGMSVPGFPNLFMMYGPNTNVGSGSIIYMLESQARYIRQVIEYLAAHPGRSLSARPDAEQSWDAWLQRRLADTPWNFCSSWYRNASGRITNNWPGATALFRWKTRTFTPADYDESVASHP, from the coding sequence ATGCAGCGAGAGCCGTCCATTCTGATCATCGGTGCCGGGTTCGCCGGGCTGGGTATGGCCCTGGAACTGAAGCGACACGGGATCGGCAATTTCACCATCCTGGAGCAGGCCGCGGATCTGGGCGGCGTCTGGCGCGAGAACACCTATCCGGGCGCGGCCTGCGATGTGCCGTCCCCGCTGTACTCGTGGTCGTTCGAGCCGAAATCCGATTGGCCCCGGCGGTTCTCGGAGCAGCGCGACATCCACGACTACATGCGCGCGGTCGCCGAGAAGCACGATCTGCCCGCCCGCATCCGCTTCGGCAGCGAGGTGGTGGACGCGGAGTTCGACGAACAGGCCGGGGTGTGGCGGGTCCGCACCGCCGACGGCGCCACCCATACCGCCGAGGTGCTCATCCCCGCGGTCGGCCAGCTCTCCCGCCCGGCCATGCCGAATCTGCCCGGCATCGACAGCTTCACCGGCGCGGCGTTCCACTCGGCGCAATGGGATCACTCGGTGGAGCTGCGCGGCAAGCGGGTGGCCTGCATCGGCACGGGAGCCAGTGCGATCCAATACATTCCGGAGATCCAGCCGGCCGTCGCGCACCTGACGCTGTTCCAACGCTCGGCCGCCTGGGTGCTGCCCAAGTTCGACACCGAGTACACCGCGCTGCATCACGCGATGTTCAAACACGTGCCCGGCACGCGCTTGGCCGAACGCTTCGCCATCTGGAGCCTGTTCGAGGTGCTGGCCTTGGCCCTCACCGACATTCCCGCCATGAAGTATCCGGTGATCGCCCTCGCCGACCGCCACCGCGCCAAGCAGGTGCCCGATGAAGCGTTGCGCGCCAAGCTGACTCCCGACTACGCCGCCGGCTGCAAACGCGGCCTGTTCTCCAACGCGTACTTCCCCGCCCTGGCGCAAAGCAATGTCACCGTGGAGACCCAGCCCATCGAGGCCGTGACCCCCAAGGGAATCCGCAGCGCCGACGGCGTCGAGCACCCGGTGGACGTCATCGTCTACGGCACCGGTTTCAAGGGCACCGAATTCCTCGCCCCCATGCACATCTACGGCCTGCACGGCCGCAAACTCGCCGACGAATGGTCCCCCGAGGGCGCCCGCGCCTTCCTCGGCATGTCGGTCCCCGGCTTCCCCAACCTGTTCATGATGTACGGCCCCAACACCAACGTCGGCTCCGGCTCGATCATCTACATGCTCGAATCCCAAGCCCGCTACATCCGCCAGGTCATCGAATACCTGGCCGCCCACCCCGGCCGCTCCCTCTCCGCCCGCCCCGACGCCGAACAATCCTGGGACGCCTGGCTACAACGCCGCCTGGCCGACACCCCCTGGAACTTCTGCTCCAGCTGGTACCGCAACGCCTCCGGCCGCATCACCAACAACTGGCCCGGCGCCACCGCCCTCTTCCGCTGGAAGACAAGAACATTCACCCCCGCCGACTACGACGAATCCGTAGCATCCCACCCCTGA
- a CDS encoding acyl-CoA carboxylase subunit beta → MIGTRAKLDELAKILEMAAEPAGEAGVAKREKKGIPSVRQRVTMLLDPGTFIETGALARQPGQPDALYGDGLVTGRGLIGGRPVVVISHDQTVYGGSVGVTSAQKFMRALQFAFDNACPVVTINDSGGARIQDAVGSIASFGDISRVLEKLSGYVPQVSIILGKCAAGSVYGPINTDVLIGTKDSYMFVTGPDVIKAVNGEDVTAEELGGAEVQARRGTLHHVADTEREAYEWARAYLSYMPTSCLEQPPIVNPGLEPEITAHDLELDKIIPDSDRAGYDMHEILLRLFDDGEFHEVRAQFAPNLITGFARVDGYPVGVIANQPLVLGGSIDAACSDKSTYFIRLCDAFNIPLVFVADTPGVLPGLAEEAAGVIIRGGRTPRAIIEATVPIINLVVRKSYGGAYGMMAARQVGADISLAWPTARIAVIGADSAVDLLGKRQLAALPEEHRAAAREFMVNQYNETIATPWIAAERGYIDAVIEPHRSRLEIRHALRLLRDKPKVKPEFNPRKHAIYPM, encoded by the coding sequence GTGATCGGTACGCGGGCGAAGCTCGATGAATTGGCCAAGATCCTGGAAATGGCCGCGGAACCCGCGGGCGAGGCCGGGGTGGCCAAACGGGAGAAGAAGGGGATTCCCAGTGTTCGGCAGCGGGTGACCATGCTGCTGGACCCGGGGACGTTCATCGAGACGGGAGCGCTGGCACGCCAACCCGGTCAGCCGGACGCGCTCTACGGTGACGGACTGGTCACCGGGCGCGGGCTGATCGGGGGGCGGCCGGTGGTGGTGATCTCCCACGATCAGACCGTGTACGGCGGATCGGTGGGCGTGACCTCGGCGCAGAAGTTCATGCGCGCACTGCAATTCGCGTTCGACAACGCCTGCCCGGTGGTGACGATCAACGATTCCGGCGGGGCGCGCATTCAGGACGCGGTGGGGTCCATCGCCTCGTTCGGCGATATCTCGCGGGTGCTGGAGAAGCTGTCCGGCTATGTGCCGCAGGTGTCGATCATTCTCGGCAAGTGCGCGGCCGGTTCGGTGTACGGGCCGATCAACACCGACGTGCTGATCGGGACCAAGGATTCGTACATGTTCGTCACCGGGCCGGACGTGATCAAGGCCGTCAACGGTGAGGACGTCACCGCCGAGGAGCTCGGCGGCGCGGAGGTGCAGGCGCGGCGCGGGACCCTGCATCACGTCGCCGACACCGAGCGGGAAGCCTACGAGTGGGCGCGGGCCTACCTGAGCTACATGCCCACCAGTTGCCTCGAGCAGCCGCCGATCGTGAATCCCGGTCTGGAACCGGAGATCACGGCGCACGACCTGGAACTCGACAAGATCATTCCGGACTCGGATCGCGCCGGCTACGACATGCACGAGATTCTGCTGCGATTGTTCGACGACGGCGAATTCCACGAGGTGCGTGCGCAATTCGCGCCCAACCTGATCACCGGGTTCGCCCGCGTCGACGGGTACCCGGTCGGCGTCATCGCCAATCAGCCACTCGTGCTGGGCGGTTCGATCGACGCGGCCTGCTCGGACAAGTCGACCTATTTCATCCGGCTGTGCGACGCGTTCAATATTCCGCTGGTGTTCGTCGCCGACACCCCCGGCGTGCTGCCCGGTCTCGCGGAAGAGGCTGCGGGCGTGATCATTCGCGGCGGCCGCACCCCGCGCGCGATCATCGAGGCCACCGTGCCGATCATCAACCTGGTGGTGCGCAAGTCCTACGGCGGCGCCTACGGCATGATGGCCGCCCGGCAGGTCGGCGCGGACATCAGCCTGGCGTGGCCCACCGCCCGCATCGCCGTGATCGGCGCGGACAGTGCTGTCGATTTGCTCGGCAAGCGCCAATTGGCCGCCCTGCCGGAAGAACACCGCGCCGCCGCACGGGAATTCATGGTCAACCAGTACAACGAAACCATCGCGACGCCGTGGATCGCCGCCGAACGCGGCTACATCGACGCGGTCATCGAACCCCATCGCAGCCGGCTGGAAATCCGCCACGCCCTGCGCCTCCTGCGCGACAAGCCCAAGGTGAAACCCGAATTCAACCCGCGCAAGCACGCCATCTACCCCATGTGA
- a CDS encoding ester cyclase has product MPLTQSRWDYIFDTVETISLRLLEKLMSAQTIEAVNTEAIRHFLVVGDVDTRDLQAIWDCFTEDCEFPTLAERAGKGAFTVADYQTFLLAYFEALPDATFTPEEIVAEGDRVWVRISIRGTHSAMLRGVAATGRPVEYTQIGMYTVRDGKIATARAVFDDVTLLRQIGGQV; this is encoded by the coding sequence ATGCCGTTGACACAGTCTCGCTGGGACTATATCTTCGATACTGTTGAGACCATCTCATTGAGACTATTGGAGAAACTGATGTCGGCTCAGACGATCGAAGCTGTCAACACCGAGGCAATCCGTCACTTTCTGGTGGTGGGGGATGTGGATACGCGTGATCTGCAGGCGATTTGGGATTGCTTCACGGAGGATTGCGAGTTTCCGACGTTGGCCGAGCGGGCGGGTAAGGGCGCGTTCACGGTTGCGGATTACCAGACGTTTTTGCTGGCCTACTTCGAGGCGTTGCCCGATGCGACGTTCACGCCCGAGGAGATCGTTGCCGAGGGGGACCGGGTGTGGGTGCGCATCTCCATTCGCGGCACCCACTCGGCCATGTTGCGCGGTGTGGCCGCGACCGGCCGGCCGGTCGAGTACACCCAGATCGGGATGTACACCGTGCGGGACGGCAAGATCGCCACGGCGCGAGCGGTTTTCGACGATGTGACGCTGCTGCGCCAGATCGGCGGTCAGGTGTAG
- a CDS encoding glutamate ABC transporter substrate-binding protein — protein MNRVILAAAIAAGLMLATACGTETASKPTSNQSQALTIGVKYDQPGLSVKGPDDVQPKGFDADTARYVAGKLGVNPERITWKEARSDQREHMLADGAVDFVVASYSITADRLKDVSFAGPYLVAGQDLLVRKDDTAINRQEDLDGRTVCTAQGSTSAQKIQKDFAQDVQLTTQQTYSACVDQLRTGEVDAVTTDDVILAGYAAQYPDQLRVVGHPFTRERYGIGVKKGNTDLQAKVTQAIRDMISDGSWQRSVDANLAPSGYHPMPPPPVFNAPDKTVAAGDPATLDPELVRTVDGLADTANKQNIDYTGTMVHRDGQWKLCDLRADFVES, from the coding sequence ATGAACCGTGTGATCCTGGCCGCCGCGATCGCGGCCGGTCTGATGCTCGCCACCGCGTGCGGCACCGAGACCGCATCGAAGCCGACGTCCAACCAGTCCCAGGCCCTGACCATCGGCGTCAAATACGATCAGCCCGGACTATCGGTCAAGGGTCCGGATGATGTGCAGCCGAAGGGTTTCGACGCCGACACCGCGCGTTATGTCGCCGGAAAGCTCGGCGTGAATCCTGAGCGGATCACGTGGAAAGAGGCGCGCTCCGATCAGCGCGAGCACATGCTGGCCGACGGCGCGGTCGATTTCGTCGTCGCGTCGTACTCCATCACCGCCGATCGGTTGAAAGACGTGTCCTTCGCCGGGCCGTACCTGGTCGCGGGCCAGGATCTGCTGGTGCGCAAGGACGATACGGCCATCAACCGGCAGGAGGATCTGGATGGCCGGACGGTGTGCACGGCGCAGGGCTCCACGTCGGCTCAGAAGATTCAGAAGGACTTCGCGCAGGACGTGCAACTGACTACGCAGCAGACGTATTCGGCGTGTGTGGACCAACTGCGCACGGGTGAGGTGGATGCTGTCACCACCGATGACGTGATTCTCGCCGGCTACGCGGCTCAGTACCCGGACCAGCTGCGGGTCGTCGGACACCCATTCACACGTGAGCGCTACGGCATCGGCGTCAAGAAGGGCAATACCGATCTGCAGGCCAAGGTCACCCAGGCCATCCGGGACATGATCTCCGACGGTTCCTGGCAACGCTCCGTCGATGCCAATCTGGCCCCGTCTGGATACCACCCGATGCCGCCTCCGCCGGTGTTCAACGCTCCCGACAAGACCGTCGCCGCGGGCGATCCCGCCACGCTCGATCCGGAGCTGGTCCGGACGGTCGACGGTCTCGCCGACACCGCAAACAAGCAGAACATCGACTACACCGGCACCATGGTCCACCGCGACGGCCAGTGGAAACTCTGCGACCTGCGCGCCGACTTCGTCGAATCCTGA